A segment of the Lolium perenne isolate Kyuss_39 chromosome 3, Kyuss_2.0, whole genome shotgun sequence genome:
AAGATAAACAGCGCATGTTACTCGGAAGCTTACGCTGCGCCCGGAATGTTGGGACGTGAGGGTTTCCCTGCTAtcgaaagcatcttcaggcgctggcgctccgccttcctggagtcaagcggaggtggtttgACCACCCTGGGTTTCTTGGCGGAAGCCTCACCGCTGCCTCCAGCGTCGGAGCCAGagactttggcgcggggacgctttgaaggtcgaggagcagcctttcggggcactcgttcttcttcctccttccggatcctcttccaccgagtcaccgctaacgggaactcggagtatggtgcgtaggttttcttccgccaaagagtcaagctgcgaaaagggtgagcagaacaagttaaacacttagaaaattgtgaaaggataaaggaatgcgaaggattaagtgcttaccggaggacatttgtcgtgtgtgctaatatccttgatcagttccgggacctgttggcccctaggaattttcaccaacgtcttgaaccttctcttgagggagtcggccggaagatcgtggcgagtgactcggaggagatcgtccgccccagtgtaagcgcacatcaggcgtgcgttgtagcgcaggggctgGATCCTCCGGGTAAACCAGCTGAGGGTGAGCTGGGCCCCGGTCAGTCCATCATGAActaaccaggaaatcctccgcgcggccttctccagtatgggtgtttgggcaagcgtggggatgaagctccagctcgcCAATTCTTCCGGAGGCGTATTGCTGAAGGGCGGGAGTCCAACATGGACGTTCGGAACTGacgcgttcttcacataaaaccatccggcgttccagtaccggacggactcgtgggaatcgtgaggcggatacatacggccaggtcggagcatgaaagtcatgctcccgcagttcagcatggccttgtccttcgtctccttcttcactcggaaaaagaacTGCCACAGCTTGACATCAGGTCGGATCCccagatgcccttcgcagagagttgcgaagttcgagagcaggaggtaggagttggggcagatgttgtggggctggagcccgtacgtgtcgaggacggagaggaagaactccgagcaagggagtgataaTCCGCGCTCGACCCACGCCTTTGTCATGACGCGTTCGTCCGCGTCGGGTTTGGGAATGTCGGAGTCGCGCGTGAAACTCCAATGCTCGGAGATCATGCCTTCGTTTTGAAGCTCCCGGAGCTCCGCGTCAGTTgtctcgcagggccaccattgaccccgcaccccctcacggctccgggccttggaagctttcttgttttccacctcttgtaccttggctgccattctagcttggccttgtagctcctcttcgagctcttgggctgttgggatccggcctagtaaagtactggaagaggcggagaatggttgagcaagcctaacgtcggaaacatatggtggtagatacgcaatgggatccgggcaaaATGGTTCCACAgcactgggatccgggctactcggagaactaccagtgcagtgaggagaaccgtgagacatgcttccggctgcacccatgcgagctaagttgagtatccggatctacactaagtttatcttctacgaggccggcgcacgtaccgttaatggcgcggtggctcgacggagctccggtggagtcgaggtcgccggacttgcaggGAATCGCTTCGTGTGACCACAAATCGGCGGCGGGAAGGATTTCCTGTTCAACCGAGGGGATCTTGGCGCGAGGAGAGGCTTGAGCCGGCAGCGCGTGAAGCTCACCGTGGCAAAGTTCGCCGGAGATGAGATctatcgggcggcgcggcgcgaggaagaagacgacgtgGGTGAGAAGGTGAAAGAATGAGAAATTACCGCGGGCGAGGGTTATATATAGGCCACGCGCGAAGATTTGGGATTCGGATCCaatggtggaaacggaacggtcgcaccgttggatggatgacacgtgtcttaggtcaagtgcggtaaaacgacgtggaggtaacttaaccatgcactcccgagatTTCCGGCTAaaaatttgcatctgcgaaaatttagcgcgggaaaaaaggaagGTGTGCGCGGGAAAAACGGAGTCTCCGTTGCAATACCTAATCTGAAGACGAAGGATTTCCGAATAGATGATACCGGAAACAAGTAAAGGTTTTTGAAGCTctccaagattctcttcggatccaagctgaatgatgaatctcggaaaacttcgggggctactgttgtgggtatactttatgggtatatcaacgacatggcctggatccggcaagcccgggtggcccaccgacggtgatggtggcatgtggcccatcgggcggcccagttgctgttgatcgtgaaggatgaagtccagcccaggaacgaggagccggatcttaaccgacctatgaaggaggccggatccgtagaggcccataaagtatccggatccagcgcggcctagaaggaaggcggatccttgacgtacacggcaagatattgtaccgtagttaggtaacttgtattccggctaggactctccatgtaaaccctagatccgtgcgcctatataagccggatcctgggagccctagaggcacaaccacaactcattgtaacaacgcgaaagagcCTGGGATAATTCCGCataagcagtaggccctgtcatcgtgcaggtgttccgaagctgggtaaatcgcgtaccaccgtcccgagagcactccgccctatggcccctacttattttccccctcgtgaggatccctcctccggggtaccgtcgattaggcaacgacagcgaCCACGGGAGAGGGTGGCGGCGCCTGCGAGGTAGCAACAGCGGCCGGCTGGGTCGATTCGAGACTCATCGGGGAGAAATCGGAGGGTggcggtgacaaggtattaacttgtcaatgcctacaagtagtagactagggtttcgttggatgtagagggcaagtagatctcgaaggtttcagccgaaaagtactcgacgatgtaaaaactagggtttgctaaaacaatgattcgatcctctctttgtccctcgactcccccttatatacaagttggagccgagggattcgtaatacacaagtttacagagtccgggagggtttctaacccgtcccgcaagatttacaattgacacttcctattacaactctatctttccataataacatcttgggcctccgaatcttcttattcttcgagtcttgggccttgaataaatcccgggtatcatcttcggcaggcccattggggatgcctatatcAGGCGGCGCAGAGGAAGGTGATGGCGCacagatcggcggcggcggtggttggGAGGAGCTGAAAGTTCCCTCGCGCGCAGTAGGGATTGTGTTCGGGCTGCGTTCGGTTCGCTCCGTCGGTCCCCTGAAAAATATTTTTAGTTTTGCCCCGTTTATGATCACTGATCGGAGTCATTTTTCAGCCCGAACCTGTAAACTGgcggttatttttcggttttATGCCTTTTATggactctgctagagatgctcttagctctCTAGGTTCATGTGCAGACTTAATACATATTATGTGCCATCTCTGTCGAACACAGCGAAAATTAATATGGAAAGGAGGGAGTGCAAAATATTCAGTAACATCATACGGTCTCGTGTTAGGTAAAAAAGGCTGGAAACACTAAAGAGCACACAGGGCAAACCATTGAAACGCGAAGCACACAGGAGCACAGCAGGTTATTTTTGGTCTCACCCATCCTTAAGGGTGACTTCTTTTGGGCTCCTGCTTATGCAGAAGCCAGCTTATAGAAAATGGTGGGGAGAAACTGTGGTGGGAAGAAGCTCCACGGCGCGGCCACTTGCTCTTCTCCACCTCGTCGTGAAGCATGttttggagggacgcgatgatcgaaAAATGCTCCTGAACATCGTCGTCGAAGGTTTGCTCTTCCTCCATCATTTGGACGATCATCTCGTCGTCActatccatgtctgaagcaaaaCAAATGGTTAAAATTCATTCGCGGCAGAGGAGGCAACGACTAGCAACCTATGGCGCCTACCAGACAAGGCCGCCGAACACCTTCTATGAGCGGAGAAGGGGCGGATTTGCCGGCGCGTTATGGGACGCAttggcgaagcggcggcggcgaaaAGGACGGCGAGGGAGGCAGCCGTCACGAAGGTGCCCGACTCAGGAGAGATTGGCCATCGAGACGGCCGACAAATCGAGCGGCTAcagaggggtgggaggcgcgccGAGAAATAAAAAGAACCAACCGTCCGGTGGGCGTCCGCCTCGCTCTGTCCGGCGCGTCCAAAGCGTCCGTTGTGGAGCGGGGACggcctcggggcgccggacaccgtattgagccacggggggggggggggggggggggaagaagGCTTTGGGGCGCGCTCCAAAAATCTTTGGGGGacgtgactggagatgctctaaaataTCTAGATTCATTCTGCATCTCCAAAATGTCTAGATAAATCAGTGCATGGCATAATATATACAAAAAAACAAACCAGGTTTACATGGTTCAGCCCACTCACCGAAGAGGCTGGGAAATCTCTGATAATTCAATTGCCTCAGAATGACATTTGCCATGTATATAGTAGATGTGATTATCgaagtaagaaaaccctaaagTAAACTAGAAAGATGAAAGATTGAACTACGATTATTTTCCAGACAAAAACTTGAGAGAGAACTGAAAAATCCCGACTGAACTCAGAAATGGGGCCATTTTCCTCCTGCAGCACGGTCAGAGACGGCCAGGAGATCACCTCAGATCACATAATATAGTACTTCGTTTGGATTAAAACTGATCTACATGGGCATAGAGGATGAGTTTTTGCAAACCAAAAATTGAAATCATGGGTATGCGGAAACTAATTTTGCTAACACATGGATTAGTTAATATATCCAAATAATGATTTTCGTAGACTCGGGGCGAAACCATTTTTTTTCTTAAAGAGTTCTCACGGTAACAGAACCGAACATGAGAACCCGGAAGTCCAATATTAATTCGGTTCCTAAATCATTCTTAAAGAAAGAAACCAAAGATGTTACCAGTTCGGTCCTTGGTTCGATTAACAACCATTTACTTGGCCGAACCTATTAGGTAGTGGACAATAATGCCAAAGCATGATGCATCTCCTACCCTCTCATCCAACCATGGTCTAACCTAAAACCGGTTTTTCAGTATCCTCTTCCCAAAAATTCTCATATTAATTAGTTGTGATTTTTAAGAAATCGAAATATTTAAACATGAAAAACGAATAAACCAACGAAACCAAGTACTCGCAGAGCTACATGCAAGTCGAGGTTGGGGGGGGGCACCCCCCAGTGGTCACCCGAATGCACATTTGTCCCTAATCGCATGCATCCCAAGCTCCGAAACTCACAATAAGAACCTAACAATACAAAATAGGTGACACACTCTTGATGATTGTTGTGGTGCTCACTACCGCGTGCATCGCTTCATCACATTTAAGGTCGCCCTTCAATGATGGAGAAATCACTTCGCGGGGTACCTACCGAAGGGGATGGCATACCCACTGGGTGATGTGAATATCGTTTGCGCGGTATGAATCTTTAGTTAACTTCACCAGTGTGACTCGCAGTTCTCCCAACATGCAGGTACGTGGTTCGCCGGTGCTGCCTCATGGAAGCGCTAGTATGGCACATGGTGCTCGGATTCACTATATTAAACCACATTGATGGATTAAGTAGAGCTACGACAAAGCCAAGCCTGTTTTGCCCTAAAAAAGATACATAGTCACAAATCATGACTAAACTCAGCCATGGAGCCATTTTCCTCCTGTAGCAAAGACGGACAGGAGATCAACTCAGGTTCCAGCATATATCAACCACAAGTGAAACAAAATGCACTCTTACCAATGATTAATCAATATTAATAAGCGAGATTAACCTTATAATTATATAATTGGGGATGTAGCTCAAATGGTAGAGCACTTATTTAGCTTATAAGAGGAAGGGGGATCGATACCTCCCATCTCCAACTTTTTAAATTTGTTTATTTTCTTAGGGTGGTCGTTTTTTCTTTCTTGCAGAACACGGCCAgataaaaaagaaaggaaagactGATGTGACTCTGCATGGCTACTTATTGGGTCTTTAGTTGGGCTGGAACGTCCATCCCCTGTTGGGCCATGCCCCTGTTATATTAGCCAGCTACAACGACACatcccctcaaaaaaaaaaaaactacaacGACACAGGGTCCACTAAACAAAACCAACGTAGTATCTATCCCTCGCTGCTGGATAAGTTGCTCAACTGACTACAATTCGGTGACCAACAAGGCTGTTCTGCCTGATAGCACATTCAACTAAAGCAGGTTTGTAATTCTGTTCACATGAGGTAAAAGGAACCTTTCCAGGAAAAATAAGAAATGCTGTAAAAATCTGGCAGTGGTCTAATCATCGTATTCACTGCCTTTCAAAATGAAAGAGAAAAAGATCTTGTATTCACACATACAGTCCCAAGTGAAAAATCGACGGCAAGCAATGCACTTAGCCTTATATGTACTTCCTCTAATTCCCAGCTGCACATGAGCTCTTACATAAAACTCTCAGTTCCATCAAGTAGCGTAAGAAATCTACATTACATGATAGAATCCACTGTTCTCTCTCCCTGGTACCACACCACACTGCCCGAGCAAACAAATTACGGGCAGAGGAGGGGAGAATTTTAAAAAAAAGGACAaaacaaatcaaatttgaatacaaaCGGTCAAAAACCTCAAACCGAGAAAAAAAAGACCATCCACAAAAATCTAGAGCAAAACTTCATATCTTGAGTATTGGCAACTATATGTGGAACAGCTATACCGTGGTTCTCAAAGGAGTGATTCGTCTGTTAACCAAAAATAACCTTTTCAATCAAGAATGGTCTGTTCCAACTTGGTTAACATTTCCGCGGCTGCATTTATCTTTTAGCAATCTAGTGATAGCAATTCATTGATGTTCACTTCCCTCTGATTTCACAGAAGCATCCTCGGACTGCATTGTCTTCACAGTACTCTCCTCATGGCCATCAGAGAGCTTCTTGAACACTGCATTTACGTCGTCATCGAGGGTGTTTGACTCAGTACAACTCATGTTGCTTGCAGTCTTCATTAGTTCAGGCTTCGTATCTTCTGTAGCCAAATGCAGACTTTGAGCATGTGTACCTTCTGGAAGATTATCTTGTGCTGCAAATTCTGCAGTCTCTCCACAGCCATCTTTATCTTCGTTTTGTTCCAAGCAACTATTCACATCAAGGCGAGAGTGTTCCTCCAAAGCAGAAAAAATATCATTGACTGATTTTGCTTCAATGACATGTAACTGCTCCGAACCCTCGAAGGGCTCTGAATCAACATCAAGATCTGAGACATGTGAGGTTGCTGTGTCCAGGTTTGGCTCATCAGCACCATCATTCGCTTGTTTAAAAGCCGTCTCTATGTCGTCCAGAGACTTGGCATCAACAGGCGTCATCTCGGCATCAATTCTACCTGTCACGGGCTCATGTTCAGTAACCCCCAGTTCACTTGCTCCAACCACCAAGTATGCTTCTGACGGTGTGTTGACTGAAGAAACTTCTGTGACTTCTGGTAGTTTCAACTCTGTATTCACTGCTTCAAATGAACTTGCTTCAAGAATCTTTCGCCGAGGATTGTAGACAGTCTGCTCAGGGTCATCATGAGATGTCCGTAATGACCAACTAAATTCAGGATCAGAGCCACTTAGGTAATCGACCGATGGGGATCGCTCGCGAGAGTCTAATGCACTAGCATCTGACATGGTATTGTCATCAGAAATCTCAGGGCTAATCAATGAGTCTTCAGTAACACCACCAGCAGGGTTGTCAGTGTGGAAGCTATGATCAGGCACCTGCTGATCCAGTCTCATTGGTTCTACCCGGAAGTCACCCACCGCGTCCAATTCCGACaggaaactttcatcaataacGTTATCCTCTAAAGGCTCAGGATAGATTTTatcagcatcatcatcagaaTCAAGTAGATAAGCTGAAGTTAATTCTTCCTTCATATCAACCATATCTACCCTGTCAGGTTCAGAAGCCACGGAGAAAAATGGGTTTAAGATATCTTTAGGCTCAACCGGAGATTGGATGGAGTCACTCACTTCAGGAGGGCACAAGGAAGCGGCCGCAGAGCTCGGGCTTACTTCGGTGTCAACATCAAAGTGCTCTTCAATTACATGCAAGTCACTCAATGCAGTACCACTAACAGTAAATGTTGCAGTTTCATGCTTTTCTTGTATATTGAAGTTCTCGACAACCCTCTCTTCAGGGATAGGATGAAGGTCCATAGATATTGCAGGCAATGTTTCCTTCTCAAAATCTGTGAGCAAGTCCATCGACCCATGAATCAGAATTTCTGGTGGGATTTCATTGTTTGGATAGGACCTGGAAATAATATTTCCATCCTCCTCAGCTATATTGGTCGCACCAAGAGAAAGTTCCCCTGATCTTAACTCGTTCTCTTCAGCTGGCCTGGGAGAGGAAAGCCATTCTGATAACTCAACTGTTGTGTCTGAGGCCATAGAAGACTTAGCACCAAGGAAGTTTTCACCTGCATAACAGGATAATGTTCAAATAAAGGTGTGGAGGGCAAATTTATGTTTATTACAAAAATAAGTCAGATGGAATTTGCTTACCATCTCCATCTTCCCAGCTAAGCAAGTCAGCGACTGGATTAAGTGGCATCGTGGAGTTTCCATCTGATTTGACCATGCAATCTCCATCATGGGCCTTCCCTTTTGCGGAGGTAAGATATGCTTCTCTTTCTTCCGATCTTTCAAAGACAAAATGATGTAGAGCAATCTCACGTTCGTCAATGTCGCTATGGTCTAGTTCAACATCCACAGAGTTGATACCATCTGAGCATTCACTTCCAGCATCTGCCAGGTCACTGTCCTGTGTCGCGAGAGCT
Coding sequences within it:
- the LOC127344863 gene encoding uncharacterized protein, which gives rise to MALETKQVAACIKKVLRSSVRKSYRCVSEHPVLLSSGVLIYLLYRSSPGFFAFLLSSSPVIICTTLLLGVLLSYGETNQPEAGEAAKSTPEISDFKLGNFSTDVQFESDQRISVPSFRSTTENLNERETKRVPSVRQRSGEHGDDVPLLRRVDEEDEKLEHHDIPKALTPFPSMVNFRQQVEAGDGWLFNQEREYKDSFFMPEKAERNTSLFEGLNDKGASFGMFSSSENENVIKHAEMVENMNQAASKLSDILEERSSNEVAGTSRPTYAVSLNQNTEPDELKVETSKAVEDNLLDSSLGSPWAAVGSDDGSSGFDSDGDESSSPDASMTDIAPVLDEIDPLLGAGFTRPDPIPNDDSDTDSHVSSQDHQSDDDSNDEDANDDAKDSGEVNKKDEGQEAAFIWTADDAKNLMDLGYSEMERNRRLEILMVRRRSKKNIIFELDNNLTDVSSNDTGIHDLSRFHAQVSHISVPRRNPFDLPYDSDEAAIPGSAPSILHARKNPFDFLDNLSESAVPAHDNLSAGESPATSHRDIFRRHESFNFGSTNATQARRSSRLKPYFVPETVEGGTSHFERQFSDKSESKLSSVTESDIASSVADQEDHNELDEKDVHKEHVSPALATQDSDLADAGSECSDGINSVDVELDHSDIDEREIALHHFVFERSEEREAYLTSAKGKAHDGDCMVKSDGNSTMPLNPVADLLSWEDGDGENFLGAKSSMASDTTVELSEWLSSPRPAEENELRSGELSLGATNIAEEDGNIISRSYPNNEIPPEILIHGSMDLLTDFEKETLPAISMDLHPIPEERVVENFNIQEKHETATFTVSGTALSDLHVIEEHFDVDTEVSPSSAAASLCPPEVSDSIQSPVEPKDILNPFFSVASEPDRVDMVDMKEELTSAYLLDSDDDADKIYPEPLEDNVIDESFLSELDAVGDFRVEPMRLDQQVPDHSFHTDNPAGGVTEDSLISPEISDDNTMSDASALDSRERSPSVDYLSGSDPEFSWSLRTSHDDPEQTVYNPRRKILEASSFEAVNTELKLPEVTEVSSVNTPSEAYLVVGASELGVTEHEPVTGRIDAEMTPVDAKSLDDIETAFKQANDGADEPNLDTATSHVSDLDVDSEPFEGSEQLHVIEAKSVNDIFSALEEHSRLDVNSCLEQNEDKDGCGETAEFAAQDNLPEGTHAQSLHLATEDTKPELMKTASNMSCTESNTLDDDVNAVFKKLSDGHEESTVKTMQSEDASVKSEGSEHQ